GTTATCCGTCGCAATCTGCTCTTTATGCTGATTGGTCTGGAAATCATGATTAACGCCTCTGCGCTGGCCTTTGTGGTCGCCGGAAGCTACTGGGGTCAGACCGACGGTCAGGTGATGTACATTCTCGCCATCAGCCTCGCGGCGGCGGAAGCGAGTATCGGCCTTGCGCTGCTGCTGCAACTTCACCGTCGTCGCCAGAACCTGAACATCGATTCAGTAAGTGAGATGCGCGGATGAACATGCTTGCCTTAACCATTATTTTGCCATTGATTGGCTTCGTCCTGCTGGCGTTCTCCCGTGGGCGCTGGTCTGAAAATGTCTCGGCGATCGTGGGCGTAGGCTCTGTGGGCCTGGCGGCGCTGGTAACCGCCTTTATCGGCGTTGACTTCTTCGCTAACGGCGAGCAGGCATACAGCCAGCCGCTGTGGACATGGATGTCGGTAGGCGACTTTAACATCGGTTTCAATCTGGTGCTGGACGGCCTGTCGCTGACCATGCTCTCGGTGGTCACCGGTGTCGGTTTCCTTATTCACATGTACGCCTCCTGGTATATGCGTGGTGAAGAGGGCTACTCTCGCTTCTTCGCCTACACCAACCTGTTCATCGCCAGCATGGTGGTTCTGGTTCTTGCCGACAACCTGCTGCTGATGTACCTCGGCTGGGAAGGCGTGGGCCTGTGCTCCTATCTGTTGATCGGTTTCTATTACACCGATCCGAAGAATGGCGCAGCGGCAATGAAAGCGTTTGTCGTGACCCGTGTGGGTGACGTGTTCCTCGCTTTCGCGCTGTTCATTCTCTACAACGAACTGGGCACCCTGAACTTCCGTGAAATGGTGGAACTGGCACCCGCGCACTTTGCTGACGGCAATAACATGCTGATGTGGGCGACGCTGATGCTGCTGGGCGGTGCGGTTGGTAAATCTGCGCAGCTACCGTTGCAGACATGGCTTGCCGACGCGATGGCGGGCCCGACGCCTGTCTCCGCGCTGATCCACGCTGCAACAATGGTAACCGCGGGTGTCTACCTGATCGCCCGTACCCACGGCCTGTTCCTGATGACACCAGAAGTTCTGCATCTGGTGGGTATTGTCGGGGCAGTTACGCTGCTGCTGGCCGGTTTTGCCGCGCTGGTACAGACCGACATCAAACGTGTTCTCGCTTACTCCACCATGAGCCAGATTGGCTACATGTTCCTCGCGCTTGGCGTACAGGCATGGGATGCGGCGATTTTCCACTTGATGACCCACGCGTTCTTTAAAGCGCTGCTGTTCCTGGCATCCGGTTCCGTCATTCTGGCCTGCCATCACGAACAGAACATCTTCAAGATGGGCGGTCTGCGTAAATCTATTCCGCTGGTTTATCTCTGCTTCCTGGTGGGTGGTGCAGCACTGTCGGCACTGCCGCTGGTTACTGCGGGCTTCTTCAGTAAGGATGAGATCCTCGCGGGTGCGATGGCGAATGGTCATATCAATCTGATGGTGGCAGGTCTGGTCGGTGCGTTTATGACCTCTCTCTACACCTTCCGTATGATTTTCATCGTCTTCCACGGGAAAGAACAAATTCACGCTCACGCCGTGAAAGGGATTACTCACAGCCTGCCGCTGATTGTGCTGCTGATCCTTTCCACCTTCGTTGGCGCACTGATTGTACCGCCGCTGCAGGGCGTGCTTCCGCAAACTACGGAACTGGCGCACGGCAGCATGTTGACCCTGGAAATTACCTCAGGCGTGGTCGCGGTGGTCGGCATTCTGCTGGCAGCCTGGCTGTGGCTGGGTAAACGTACTCTGGTGACCTCCATCGCCAACAGTGCGCCGGGCCGTCTGCTGGGTACCTGGTGGTACAACGCCTGGGGCTTTGACTGGCTGTACGACAAAGTGTTCGTCAAGCTGTTCCTGGGTATTGCCTGGTTGCTGAAACGCGATCCGCTGAACTCAATGATGAACATCCCGGCTGTCCTTTCCCGCTTTGCAGGTAAAGGTCTGCTGTTAAGCGAGAACGGTTATCTGCGCTGGTATGTGGCATCCATGAGCATCGGTGCGGTCGTGGTGCTGGCACTGTTGATGGTACTGCGTTGAGTTGTTGGCTGAGTGAATATACCCGGCGTTGCGCCGGGTCTGTGAACTAAGAATAAATTTTAGGTAACTGTTCCTGAAGTACAGGCGTCATCGGCGAAGTCAGACCGGATACCGCCAGCGCACAGCAACCGGAGCGTACTTAAGTACGTGAGGATTGCGAGCACTGCCGGGATTCGGGCTGGCGAGTGAGATAGCCTGAGCAGGAGTAAATATAAGGGACATACTTAGCTATGTTATTACCCTGGTTAATACTAATCCCCTTTATTGGCGGCTTCCTGTGCTGGCAGACCGAACGCTTTGGCGTCAAGGTGCCACGCTGGATTGCGCTGATCACCATGGGATTGACGCTGGCGCTGTCGCTGCAACTGTGGTTGCAGGGCGGTTATTCACTGATGCAATCTGCCGGAATTCCGCAGTGGCAGTCTGAATTCGACATGCCGTGGATCCCGCGTTTTGGTATCTCTATTCATCTCGCCATTGATGGTCTGTCGCTGCTGATGGTCGTTCTGACCGGTCTGCTCGGCGTGCTGGCGGTACTTTGTTCGTGGAAAGAGATCGAAAAATATCAGGGCTTCTTCCACCTCAACCTGATGTGGATCCTGGGCGGCGTTATCGGCGTGTTCCTTGCTATCGACATGTTCCTGTTCTTCTTCTTCTGGGAAATGATGCTGGTGCCGATGTACTTCCTGATCGCACTGTGGGGGCATAAAGCTTCTGACGGTAAAACGCGTATCACGGCGGCAACCAAGTTCTTCATTTACACCCAGGCGAGTGGTCTGGTGATGTTGATTGCTATCCTGGCGCTGGTTTTTGTTCACTACAATGCGACCGGCGTCTGGACCTTCAATTATGAAGAGCTGCTGAATACGCCGATGTCTAACGGCGTGGAATACCTGCTGA
The nucleotide sequence above comes from Escherichia coli. Encoded proteins:
- the nuoK gene encoding NADH-quinone oxidoreductase subunit NuoK translates to MIPLQHGLILAAILFVLGLTGLVIRRNLLFMLIGLEIMINASALAFVVAGSYWGQTDGQVMYILAISLAAAEASIGLALLLQLHRRRQNLNIDSVSEMRG
- the nuoL gene encoding NADH-quinone oxidoreductase subunit L; amino-acid sequence: MNMLALTIILPLIGFVLLAFSRGRWSENVSAIVGVGSVGLAALVTAFIGVDFFANGEQAYSQPLWTWMSVGDFNIGFNLVLDGLSLTMLSVVTGVGFLIHMYASWYMRGEEGYSRFFAYTNLFIASMVVLVLADNLLLMYLGWEGVGLCSYLLIGFYYTDPKNGAAAMKAFVVTRVGDVFLAFALFILYNELGTLNFREMVELAPAHFADGNNMLMWATLMLLGGAVGKSAQLPLQTWLADAMAGPTPVSALIHAATMVTAGVYLIARTHGLFLMTPEVLHLVGIVGAVTLLLAGFAALVQTDIKRVLAYSTMSQIGYMFLALGVQAWDAAIFHLMTHAFFKALLFLASGSVILACHHEQNIFKMGGLRKSIPLVYLCFLVGGAALSALPLVTAGFFSKDEILAGAMANGHINLMVAGLVGAFMTSLYTFRMIFIVFHGKEQIHAHAVKGITHSLPLIVLLILSTFVGALIVPPLQGVLPQTTELAHGSMLTLEITSGVVAVVGILLAAWLWLGKRTLVTSIANSAPGRLLGTWWYNAWGFDWLYDKVFVKLFLGIAWLLKRDPLNSMMNIPAVLSRFAGKGLLLSENGYLRWYVASMSIGAVVVLALLMVLR